Proteins encoded by one window of Melanotaenia boesemani isolate fMelBoe1 chromosome 10, fMelBoe1.pri, whole genome shotgun sequence:
- the olfml1 gene encoding olfactomedin-like protein 3A: MSSRGIPLLILSMCLIVGSVQSQSSSQDNFIIQYLERRLTQIEERLNQCEQNTVSITQKNYDLSSEVRGYLSTLTVLRSEVKSQVDSVSARVDRVERELEYLENNIPNQSDIEMEEALLEQQIKAAELEQLKKKASVRMENDCSTALSQIKSLKIVKKAGDIYGSWFKDPSEGSAKVYLLSGIRNNTVLEYVSLESFKEKTSTSPTKELQLPFHWQGTGHVVYNGFLYYHRADTPNQILKADLLNGTVVDSTLLPGAGRLPVYSLNPNTYLDMAVDELGLWVIHADPEYGGNLVLTKLDRGTLAVEFTWDTQCRSRDAEGAFLICGTLYVVYNTRYGGRSTIQCLYDIHDTIHSSESPVMFFPKRYTSHSSIHYHPGEKQLYAWDDGYQTIYQVETRRNDQIIAQ, from the exons ATGTCTAGCAGAGGGATTCCTCTCCTTATCTTGTCTATGTGTCTGATTGTGGGCTCAGTCCAGAGTCAGAGTTCCTCTCAGGACAACTTCATTATCCAGTACCTGGAGAGAAGACTGACTCAGATAGAG GAGCGTCTGAATCAGTGTGAGCAAAACACGGTGAGCATCACCCAGAAAAACTATGACCTCTCCTCTGAAGTCAGGGGTTATCTGTCCACACTCACTGTTCTCAG ATCAGAGGTGAAGAGTCAGGTGGACAGTGTGTCTGCACGAGTGGACCGTGTGGAGAGAGAGCTGGAATATCTGGAAAACAACATTCCCAATCAGTCCGATATTGAGATGGAAGAAGCACTGCTGGAACAACAGATAAAGGCTGCAGAGCTGGAGCAGCTGAAAAAGAAGGCTTCAGTCAGAATGGAGAATG ACTGTAGCACAGCTCTGAGCCAGATCAAATCTCTCAAGATTGTAAAGAAGGCAGGAGACATCTATGGATCCTGGTTCAAGGACCCGTCTGAAGGTTCAGCCAAG GTCTACCTGCTCAGTGGAATTCGCAACAACACAGTGTTGGAGTATGTGTCTCTGGAAAGCTTCAAAGAGAAAACTTCTACATCTCCCACAAAAGAGCTGCAGCTGCCTTTCCACTGGCAGGGCACGGGTCATGTGGTTTACAACGGATTCCTCTACTACCACAGAGCAGATACACCCAACCAGATACTGAAG GCCGATTTGCTGAATGGCACGGTGGTAGACAGCACACTCCTTCCAGGAGCAGGTCGTCTTCCGGTCTACAGCCTCAATCCTAACACCTACCTGGACATGGCTGTTGATGAACTCGGCCTTTGGGTTATCCACGCTGATCCAGAGTATGGAGGAAACCTGGTCCTCACTAAACTGGATAGAG GAACTCTGGCAGTAGAGTTCACCTGGGATACGCAGTGTAGAAGCCGTGATGCTGAAGGAGCCTTCTTGATCTGTGGGACCCTTTATGTGGTCTACAACACACGCTATGGAGGACGCTCCACTATACAGTGTCTGTATGACATCCATGACACCATCCACAG CAGTGAGAGTCCTGTGATGTTCTTCCCAAAACGCTACACCAGTCACAGCAGCATCCATTATCACCCTGGAGAGAAACAGCTGTATGCCTGGGACGATGGCTACCAGACAATATACCAAGTGGAAACACGCAGAAATGACCAGATCATTGCTCAGTAA